A portion of the Stigmatella aurantiaca DW4/3-1 genome contains these proteins:
- the pelG gene encoding exopolysaccharide Pel transporter PelG, with protein sequence MVAGIGFELRKLLRGDSFFSLLRGYGYAGIISSGPWVISICGMMAIGVLGASGPQGATLGPFQVAITWLTALSLIFTGPLQLMLSRFVADRHFAEQPERVLPNLLGALGLNTLLAALAAGVPLACFFREPLPVRLLLLSCFVVLCDLWVLVVMLSGLKAYRAILGVFALGYGVSVAAALGLRGFGLAGLLSGFLMGQAWMLVALFALVMRRYPFQEPLAFDFLRRKQAFYGLAAVGLLYNLGVWVDKLLFWTAPATSEPVLGPLRASLIYDLPMFLAYLSLIPGMAVFLVRIETDFAEQHTAFYAAVRQGGRLPEIERLRDGMVSAVRRGLSDIFKVQGLTILLLLLAGPRLLAVCGISPFHLPLYNIDLIAAGGQVLLLAVLNVFFYLDQRKVALLLTLELVVLNLALTLLSMKLGSHFYGYGFAGAVFATALTGLAVLSRKLDRLEFETFMLQP encoded by the coding sequence ATGGTGGCGGGGATCGGGTTCGAGCTGCGCAAGCTACTCCGGGGTGACAGCTTCTTCAGCCTGCTGCGGGGCTACGGCTACGCGGGCATCATCTCCTCGGGCCCCTGGGTGATTTCCATCTGCGGGATGATGGCCATCGGGGTCCTGGGAGCCAGCGGCCCTCAGGGGGCGACGTTGGGGCCTTTCCAGGTGGCCATCACCTGGCTGACGGCGCTCTCGCTCATCTTCACCGGCCCCCTCCAGTTGATGCTCTCCCGGTTCGTCGCCGACCGGCACTTCGCGGAGCAACCGGAGCGGGTCCTCCCCAACCTGCTGGGGGCCCTGGGGCTGAACACCCTGCTGGCGGCGCTCGCCGCGGGCGTGCCGCTGGCGTGCTTCTTCCGTGAGCCCCTCCCCGTGAGGCTGCTGCTGCTCTCCTGCTTCGTGGTGCTGTGTGACTTGTGGGTGCTGGTGGTGATGCTCTCGGGGCTGAAGGCGTACCGGGCCATCCTGGGCGTCTTCGCGCTCGGCTATGGGGTATCGGTGGCCGCGGCGCTGGGGCTGCGGGGCTTCGGCCTCGCGGGGCTGCTCTCGGGTTTCTTGATGGGCCAGGCCTGGATGCTGGTGGCCCTCTTCGCGCTGGTGATGCGGCGCTATCCCTTCCAGGAGCCCCTGGCATTTGACTTCCTGCGGCGCAAACAGGCCTTCTACGGGCTCGCGGCGGTGGGCTTGCTCTACAACCTGGGCGTCTGGGTGGACAAGCTGCTGTTCTGGACGGCACCGGCCACCTCCGAACCCGTGCTCGGCCCCCTGCGGGCCTCGCTGATCTACGACCTGCCCATGTTCCTGGCCTACCTCTCCCTCATCCCTGGGATGGCGGTCTTCCTGGTCCGCATCGAAACGGACTTCGCCGAGCAGCACACGGCCTTCTATGCCGCAGTGCGCCAGGGTGGACGGCTGCCGGAGATCGAGCGGCTCCGGGACGGAATGGTCTCGGCGGTCCGGCGAGGGCTGTCCGACATCTTCAAGGTGCAGGGGCTGACCATTCTGCTGCTGCTGTTGGCGGGCCCCCGGCTGCTGGCCGTGTGCGGCATCTCCCCGTTTCACCTGCCGCTCTACAACATCGATCTCATCGCCGCCGGTGGCCAGGTGCTCCTGCTGGCGGTGCTCAACGTTTTCTTCTACTTGGACCAGCGCAAGGTGGCGCTCCTGCTCACGCTGGAATTGGTGGTGCTAAACCTGGCGCTGACCCTGCTGTCGATGAAGCTGGGCAGCCATTTCTATGGCTATGGCTTCGCGGGGGCTGTCTTCGCGACAGCGCTCACCGGCCTGGCCGTTCTCTCACGCAAACTCGACCGGCTGGAATTCGAAACGTTCATGTTACAGCCGTGA
- the pelF gene encoding GT4 family glycosyltransferase PelF — protein MNSFPTLPPGRTADVALLLEGTYPFVSGGVSSWVHQIISHFPELTFALIFIGSSRSAYGASRYTLPPNVVHVQCAYLDEPPSSGPVRRCPASRAAFDDSARLHEALREPGARMDPEVYTRVMQGVGQPGALTAGAFLHSERAWEQLREGWEQRCSDGPFVDYFWTVRSMHAPLFTLARLAESIPPVRVAHAISTGYAGFLGALLQQRRGLPFILSEHGIYTKERKIELIRAEWIHDAPDLFGPPVQDGMGPLRRLWIRFFEGLGKLTYEAARPIVSLYEGNRQRQILDGAEAERTVVVPNGVALARFSALRATRPAEVPPVLGLLGRVVPIKDIRTFIRTMRLVCTRLPQAEGWIIGPEDEDAAYAQECRSLVESLGLTDRVKFLGFQKPDEVLPKLGVLMLTSISEALPLVLLEGFASGLPAVATDVGSCRELIEGGSPEDRALGAAGSVVPIADPEATARAALELLTTPGRWQAAQAAGMARVERFYGEQRMFDSYRAIYQGALGGNGGGDRVRAAQATPG, from the coding sequence ATGAACTCCTTTCCCACGCTCCCACCGGGCCGTACCGCGGATGTCGCCCTGCTGCTGGAGGGCACCTACCCGTTCGTCAGTGGAGGGGTGTCCAGCTGGGTGCATCAGATCATCTCCCACTTCCCGGAGCTGACCTTCGCGCTCATCTTCATCGGCAGCAGCCGGAGTGCCTATGGCGCCTCGCGCTACACGCTGCCGCCCAACGTGGTCCACGTGCAGTGCGCGTACCTGGATGAGCCGCCTTCTTCCGGCCCCGTCCGGCGCTGCCCCGCCTCGCGGGCCGCCTTCGATGACAGTGCCCGGCTGCACGAGGCGCTCCGCGAGCCCGGAGCGCGCATGGACCCCGAGGTCTACACCCGGGTGATGCAGGGGGTGGGCCAGCCAGGCGCGCTGACCGCGGGGGCGTTCCTGCACAGTGAGCGGGCCTGGGAGCAACTCCGGGAGGGCTGGGAGCAGCGCTGCTCCGACGGGCCCTTCGTGGACTATTTCTGGACGGTGCGCTCCATGCACGCGCCGCTCTTCACGCTCGCCCGGCTGGCCGAGTCCATTCCCCCGGTGCGCGTGGCACATGCCATCTCCACGGGCTACGCCGGCTTCCTGGGAGCGCTCTTGCAGCAGCGGCGCGGCCTGCCCTTCATCCTCAGCGAGCACGGCATCTACACCAAGGAGCGGAAGATCGAACTCATCCGCGCCGAGTGGATCCACGACGCACCGGACCTCTTCGGCCCCCCTGTCCAGGACGGCATGGGCCCTTTGCGCCGCTTGTGGATCCGCTTCTTCGAGGGGCTGGGAAAGCTGACGTACGAGGCCGCCCGCCCCATCGTGTCCCTGTATGAAGGCAACCGACAGCGCCAGATCCTCGATGGGGCGGAGGCCGAGCGGACCGTGGTGGTCCCCAATGGGGTGGCCCTGGCCCGCTTCTCCGCGCTGAGGGCCACCCGTCCGGCGGAGGTGCCTCCGGTGCTAGGACTTCTGGGCAGGGTGGTGCCCATCAAGGACATCCGTACCTTCATCCGCACGATGCGTTTGGTGTGCACCCGGCTCCCCCAGGCCGAAGGGTGGATCATCGGCCCCGAAGACGAGGATGCGGCGTACGCCCAGGAGTGCCGGAGCCTCGTGGAGAGCCTGGGGCTGACGGACCGGGTGAAGTTCCTCGGCTTCCAGAAGCCCGATGAGGTGCTGCCCAAGCTGGGGGTATTGATGCTCACCTCCATCAGCGAGGCCCTTCCCCTGGTGCTCCTGGAGGGCTTCGCCAGCGGCTTGCCCGCGGTGGCCACCGACGTGGGCTCCTGCCGCGAACTCATCGAGGGCGGCTCCCCCGAGGATCGGGCGCTGGGCGCGGCGGGCAGCGTGGTACCCATCGCGGACCCGGAGGCGACAGCCCGGGCCGCCCTGGAGTTGCTCACCACGCCTGGGCGGTGGCAGGCCGCGCAGGCCGCGGGCATGGCGCGGGTGGAGCGCTTCTACGGCGAGCAGCGGATGTTCGACAGCTATCGCGCCATCTACCAGGGCGCGCTCGGAGGCAATGGTGGCGGGGATCGGGTTCGAGCTGCGCAAGCTACTCCGGGGTGA
- a CDS encoding tetratricopeptide repeat protein: protein MPLSAIALELLSWASLWSCESPAGMALTFGLAHAAAAGTAAWGALGPLSPQRRAASKPTGLFLFAAAFCLPFVGVPAVALCLMVPSQGPTGAPEHFRVIEEPAWPETGGPAEALDVLGNEPLAELRQSKSAERRLALLLSTRYLGGDSAVRLQGCALKDPSDEVRLLAYGFLEARERDLSARIQALTQSLERTQPELRGSLHLERAQYGWELVFLGFAQGELGTHVMHEARAHAQQAVRLLPERGAPCLLLARLLLHMGETEEASKALEEATRRGLAPEAVAPYAAEAAFRERRFNAVRTALASMGPLSGMRPRLERLEAFWR from the coding sequence GTGCCCCTCAGTGCAATCGCCCTGGAACTGTTGAGCTGGGCCTCTCTCTGGAGCTGTGAATCCCCTGCCGGGATGGCGCTGACCTTTGGACTGGCCCATGCCGCGGCGGCCGGCACCGCGGCATGGGGCGCCCTCGGGCCGCTGAGCCCACAGCGCCGAGCCGCGTCCAAACCCACCGGGCTCTTTCTGTTCGCGGCCGCTTTCTGCCTGCCCTTCGTGGGGGTTCCGGCCGTGGCGCTTTGCCTGATGGTTCCCTCTCAGGGCCCCACCGGGGCGCCTGAGCACTTCCGTGTCATCGAGGAGCCCGCGTGGCCGGAGACCGGCGGCCCGGCCGAAGCGCTGGACGTGCTGGGAAATGAGCCTCTCGCCGAACTCAGACAGAGCAAGAGCGCGGAGCGCCGGCTGGCCCTGCTGTTGTCCACGAGGTACCTGGGGGGAGACAGCGCCGTGCGGTTACAGGGCTGTGCCCTGAAGGATCCATCGGATGAAGTGCGGCTGCTGGCCTATGGCTTTCTGGAGGCGCGCGAGCGTGACCTCTCCGCACGAATCCAGGCGCTCACCCAATCGCTGGAACGCACCCAGCCGGAGCTGCGAGGCTCCCTCCATCTGGAGCGGGCCCAGTACGGGTGGGAATTGGTGTTTCTCGGATTTGCCCAGGGGGAGCTGGGAACGCACGTGATGCACGAAGCGCGAGCCCATGCGCAACAGGCGGTGCGCTTGCTGCCAGAGCGGGGGGCACCCTGCCTCCTGCTGGCGCGGCTCCTGCTGCACATGGGCGAGACGGAAGAGGCCTCGAAGGCACTGGAGGAGGCCACTCGCCGGGGACTCGCGCCGGAGGCCGTGGCGCCCTACGCGGCGGAGGCCGCCTTCCGCGAGCGGCGGTTCAACGCGGTGCGCACGGCCCTGGCGAGCATGGGCCCCCTCTCTGGCATGAGGCCGCGGCTCGAGCGGCTGGAGGCTTTCTGGCGATGA
- a CDS encoding GAF domain-containing protein, translated as MRSTTGAGALLEKQRGSLGEHARKNQPGGWSGWVETGLFVAAVPLLGSQLRPEDLFLLMAPFPWSCMAVLLIALRYGGFHGMACALSLVLGEIAAWRLGVPGARLALEPSVGLLIVGCVAGEFRDGWLRRQLQAEHQGEELRIRLTHLSRSHHLLRASQERMEQRLAGGAPSLRQALSALHERLSTLPFGKSRLETLGAELLGLMANHGGVQAAAVYAVDESGRWKDVPVATFGKCPAHAEDPLVEEALRLGRMVSVRTFSAAAPASALLAAIPLVDVDGHIWGVVAVSEMPFIAFNEDTLRLLAVLAAHVGDSLAQEQEAPARESAAALVQLEKGLRAAQRDGQPAGVVALHLEGLLEPARLEALTTQQRVLNQMWHLQRPDGGTTVLFLLPLTPAPGVKRFLQRIEEALHPDTLYPSQRWVRSWPYQPHEPVEPLLAELRRTCEADEMENRAPQCNRPGTVELGLSLEL; from the coding sequence ATGCGCAGCACGACAGGGGCCGGGGCCTTGCTGGAGAAGCAGCGAGGTTCGTTGGGCGAGCACGCCAGGAAAAATCAGCCAGGAGGGTGGTCCGGGTGGGTGGAGACAGGACTCTTCGTGGCGGCCGTCCCACTGCTGGGAAGCCAGCTGCGGCCGGAGGATCTCTTTCTCCTCATGGCCCCTTTCCCGTGGTCTTGCATGGCCGTGCTCTTGATCGCGTTGCGCTATGGCGGCTTCCATGGAATGGCGTGCGCGCTGAGCCTGGTGCTCGGGGAGATCGCCGCATGGCGCCTGGGGGTGCCGGGAGCACGGCTGGCGCTGGAGCCCAGCGTGGGCCTGCTCATCGTGGGCTGTGTGGCGGGCGAGTTCCGGGACGGCTGGCTCCGCCGGCAGCTCCAGGCGGAGCACCAGGGGGAGGAGCTTCGCATCCGGCTGACGCATCTCTCCCGCAGCCACCACTTACTTCGAGCCTCCCAGGAACGCATGGAGCAGCGGCTCGCGGGAGGCGCGCCCAGCCTGCGCCAGGCACTGAGCGCATTGCACGAGCGTCTGTCCACCCTGCCCTTCGGCAAGTCCCGGCTCGAGACACTGGGAGCCGAGCTCCTGGGGCTCATGGCCAACCATGGAGGGGTACAGGCCGCGGCGGTGTATGCCGTCGATGAATCGGGCCGCTGGAAGGATGTCCCCGTGGCCACGTTCGGGAAGTGCCCCGCCCACGCGGAGGATCCGCTGGTGGAAGAGGCCCTGCGGCTTGGGCGCATGGTGAGCGTGCGCACCTTCTCGGCCGCGGCACCGGCCTCGGCGCTGCTGGCCGCCATCCCCTTGGTGGACGTGGACGGGCACATCTGGGGCGTGGTGGCTGTCTCCGAGATGCCGTTCATCGCCTTCAACGAGGACACCCTGCGGCTGCTGGCGGTGCTGGCAGCACACGTCGGCGACTCGCTCGCCCAGGAGCAGGAGGCACCGGCACGAGAGTCCGCGGCCGCCCTCGTCCAGCTCGAAAAAGGCCTGCGGGCAGCCCAACGCGATGGCCAACCTGCGGGCGTGGTGGCCCTGCACCTGGAGGGGCTCCTGGAGCCAGCCAGGCTGGAGGCGCTGACCACGCAGCAACGGGTGCTGAATCAGATGTGGCATCTCCAGCGCCCGGATGGGGGAACCACGGTGCTCTTCCTGCTGCCCCTGACCCCCGCCCCGGGCGTGAAGCGCTTCCTCCAGCGGATCGAGGAGGCCCTGCATCCAGACACGCTTTATCCCAGCCAGCGCTGGGTGCGCTCGTGGCCCTACCAACCCCATGAGCCCGTGGAGCCGTTGCTCGCCGAACTCCGGAGGACCTGTGAAGCGGATGAGATGGAAAATCGTGCCCCTCAGTGCAATCGCCCTGGAACTGTTGAGCTGGGCCTCTCTCTGGAGCTGTGA
- a CDS encoding tetratricopeptide repeat protein, protein MRGSSASERPPLIRPAWLLVLAGTVAIALWTLSSPRRTPSPEQAPIDDVALAWLRSALATHPDDTALRLRLARSQQQLSLYDEASWTVEPLLRHPGLEGAQARLITFEGNLARWRQEPKPEVTGTLGKTLEALLTERLPERDQESLLRMALELGRPDLAARGAEHLAEVLPERRKGWLQEAGRQWLAAGEAARAAESWAQGAEAASEALDAEALAAEAMTASHGMRDGGAAVALVQRLLTRFPKRKPLLERALAVALAHQALSQADRWSTLLADLSPLDEGAWRRRREVALAAGDLAGALAASRKLVQLSPRKAEEWRWLARIAGWTGDLEASREAWRWLALREGSAEAVSQAVHLATQARDFQSVAEVLESRRLRARLTDTEFLLLVNAYEHLGEPSREEALLRARGQAPWLRRLAALQEQQGRFEDALATWKDLEHRSEAPEEERRKQGELLWRLGRAPAAMACLRDARRWARPEAAGYWRLLAELAWNQEADTEAREAYQVLQAHAPPEALVSRRLVRLHAAAGWEAERKGLLAVARGHYEQALSVDGRDGPSRLGLLRLLLRLEDLPGLTTALSSWRMEAERTPEYFEPYARALWRLGQRKEATAWFGRWAQSHPEEAGPWLEYAQSLHEVGERTAASKAFAVAVPLLRPQVASTLDQLPSHEAVQQMLRLIRLSERHGPPALTQAWAEALQLRAAGDADVQDWALTRALAREDAAGVRHWLAAMRRTGRSPPAWLMLRQAMEAGDGPALSGLLKTRGTELSLPDRVFAERWLGNRRRARQLLTSGSREGLSQTQNASLDALERELAAQLDPRVNLLTSFGQLGPLASTLVGIESQIPGPGESLLHARVSYHHLGAEGFGTAKETQLQAGATLGPEQRPLDLRLGLAQRGARLRPSWLIRQQGALTSHLRLVGEAAWGEASDETALLRLLGQRHRLAGTLFLKVPGEGEASAAVAAQQYRTLKHSRLGEGLGTALQVSWPWALAQVQGRLGLTSAVEQRWLRAGLPPELAARVSSPATHPLLPERAGSLGLQASMGSERSEEARSTYLLEAWGGWLWPETRPGYHLKVGGNLRLAPLGELSARFVLGSAWGAGTSELHRVLELGWRVKL, encoded by the coding sequence ATGCGCGGCTCGTCTGCTTCTGAGCGGCCCCCGCTCATCCGTCCAGCATGGTTGCTCGTCCTCGCAGGCACGGTTGCCATTGCCCTCTGGACACTCTCGTCGCCCCGGCGGACCCCCAGCCCGGAGCAAGCACCCATCGATGATGTGGCGCTTGCCTGGCTGCGCTCGGCGCTCGCGACCCATCCAGACGACACGGCGCTCCGGTTGCGGCTCGCGAGGAGCCAGCAGCAGCTCTCCCTGTACGACGAAGCCTCGTGGACGGTCGAGCCGCTGCTGCGCCACCCGGGCCTGGAGGGCGCCCAGGCGCGGCTCATCACCTTCGAAGGGAATCTGGCGCGGTGGCGCCAAGAGCCGAAGCCCGAAGTCACGGGGACACTCGGAAAGACGCTGGAAGCCCTCCTCACGGAGCGCCTCCCCGAGAGGGATCAGGAGTCCCTGCTGCGCATGGCGCTGGAGCTGGGCCGGCCTGACCTGGCCGCGCGGGGCGCCGAACACCTCGCGGAAGTCCTGCCCGAGCGCCGGAAGGGCTGGCTCCAGGAAGCCGGCCGGCAGTGGCTCGCGGCGGGTGAAGCCGCCCGCGCCGCCGAGAGCTGGGCACAGGGCGCGGAGGCAGCGTCCGAAGCCCTCGACGCCGAAGCGCTGGCCGCTGAGGCCATGACCGCTTCCCACGGCATGCGGGATGGCGGGGCGGCCGTGGCCTTGGTGCAACGCCTGCTCACGCGCTTCCCCAAGCGAAAGCCGCTCCTGGAGCGCGCCCTGGCGGTGGCCTTGGCCCACCAGGCGCTCTCGCAGGCGGACCGCTGGTCTACCCTGCTCGCGGACCTGTCTCCCCTGGACGAGGGGGCTTGGCGCCGGCGCCGTGAGGTGGCGCTCGCCGCGGGAGATCTCGCTGGAGCGCTCGCCGCCAGCCGGAAGCTCGTTCAACTCAGCCCCAGGAAGGCCGAGGAGTGGCGGTGGCTGGCGAGAATCGCGGGCTGGACCGGCGACCTCGAGGCCTCGCGGGAGGCCTGGCGCTGGCTGGCCCTGCGCGAAGGCTCGGCCGAAGCCGTCTCTCAGGCGGTGCACCTGGCCACCCAGGCCCGTGACTTCCAGAGCGTGGCGGAGGTGCTGGAGTCCCGCAGGCTGCGAGCCAGGCTGACAGACACGGAGTTTCTCCTGCTGGTGAATGCCTACGAGCACCTGGGGGAACCCTCCCGGGAAGAGGCGCTGCTCCGGGCGCGGGGACAAGCCCCCTGGCTTCGGCGGCTCGCGGCACTCCAGGAGCAGCAAGGCCGGTTCGAGGACGCGCTCGCCACGTGGAAGGACCTCGAGCACCGGAGTGAAGCCCCCGAGGAGGAGCGGCGGAAACAGGGCGAGTTGCTCTGGCGGCTGGGACGGGCCCCAGCGGCCATGGCCTGCCTGCGGGACGCACGGCGCTGGGCCCGGCCCGAGGCGGCCGGTTACTGGCGGCTGCTGGCCGAGCTTGCCTGGAACCAGGAAGCGGACACGGAGGCCCGCGAGGCCTACCAGGTTCTCCAGGCCCACGCGCCCCCGGAGGCCCTCGTGAGCCGCCGGCTGGTGCGCCTCCATGCCGCCGCCGGCTGGGAAGCAGAACGCAAAGGCCTGCTGGCGGTGGCGCGGGGCCACTACGAGCAGGCGCTCTCGGTGGACGGCCGGGATGGGCCTTCACGCTTGGGACTTCTCCGGCTGCTGCTGCGGCTGGAGGATCTGCCCGGCCTCACCACGGCACTGTCGAGCTGGCGAATGGAGGCCGAGCGCACGCCGGAGTACTTCGAACCTTACGCCCGCGCCCTGTGGCGCCTGGGACAGCGGAAAGAGGCCACGGCGTGGTTCGGCCGGTGGGCTCAATCCCATCCTGAAGAGGCGGGGCCTTGGCTGGAGTATGCCCAGTCCTTGCACGAGGTGGGAGAGCGCACGGCTGCCTCCAAAGCCTTCGCCGTGGCCGTGCCACTGCTGCGTCCCCAGGTGGCGTCCACGCTCGACCAGCTCCCCTCCCATGAAGCCGTCCAGCAGATGCTGCGGCTCATCCGCCTCTCGGAGCGCCATGGCCCTCCTGCCCTGACCCAAGCCTGGGCCGAGGCACTCCAGCTCCGCGCGGCCGGAGACGCGGACGTCCAGGACTGGGCGCTGACCCGGGCCCTGGCGCGCGAAGACGCCGCCGGGGTGCGCCACTGGCTCGCGGCCATGCGCCGCACGGGCCGCTCACCGCCGGCGTGGTTGATGCTGCGGCAGGCGATGGAGGCGGGAGATGGTCCTGCGCTCTCGGGCCTGTTGAAGACCCGCGGCACGGAGCTGTCCCTGCCAGACCGGGTCTTCGCCGAACGGTGGCTGGGCAATCGCAGGCGCGCACGCCAGCTGCTCACCTCGGGCTCACGGGAGGGCCTCTCGCAAACCCAGAATGCCTCGCTGGACGCCCTGGAGCGGGAGCTGGCGGCGCAGCTGGATCCACGGGTGAACCTGCTGACGTCCTTCGGCCAGCTCGGGCCGCTCGCGTCCACCCTCGTGGGCATCGAGAGTCAGATCCCCGGCCCCGGAGAAAGCCTGCTGCACGCGCGTGTCTCCTACCACCACCTGGGGGCAGAGGGCTTCGGCACCGCGAAGGAGACCCAGCTCCAGGCCGGAGCCACACTGGGCCCGGAGCAGCGGCCCTTGGACCTGCGGCTGGGCCTCGCCCAGCGTGGCGCTCGGCTTCGCCCCTCCTGGCTCATCCGGCAGCAGGGGGCGCTGACGTCCCACCTGCGGCTGGTGGGTGAAGCCGCCTGGGGAGAGGCCTCCGACGAAACCGCCCTCTTGAGGTTGCTCGGCCAACGGCACCGGCTGGCGGGAACGCTGTTCCTGAAGGTGCCCGGTGAGGGCGAAGCTTCCGCGGCGGTGGCGGCCCAGCAGTATCGGACGCTGAAGCACTCCCGGCTCGGAGAGGGGCTGGGCACGGCGCTCCAGGTCTCTTGGCCCTGGGCCCTCGCGCAGGTGCAAGGGCGGCTGGGACTCACCAGTGCGGTGGAGCAGCGGTGGCTCCGCGCGGGGCTCCCCCCGGAGCTTGCCGCGCGGGTGTCCTCTCCCGCCACGCATCCGTTGCTGCCCGAGCGAGCTGGAAGCCTGGGACTGCAAGCCAGCATGGGCAGCGAGCGGAGTGAGGAGGCGCGGAGCACGTACCTCCTTGAGGCCTGGGGGGGGTGGCTCTGGCCCGAGACACGCCCTGGCTATCACCTCAAGGTGGGAGGGAACCTGCGCCTGGCGCCCCTGGGCGAGCTGTCAGCCCGGTTCGTGCTGGGAAGCGCCTGGGGGGCGGGAACCTCGGAGTTGCACCGGGTCTTGGAACTGGGATGGCGGGTAAAGCTCTGA